One Manihot esculenta cultivar AM560-2 chromosome 6, M.esculenta_v8, whole genome shotgun sequence DNA segment encodes these proteins:
- the LOC110607766 gene encoding G-type lectin S-receptor-like serine/threonine-protein kinase At1g11410, which yields MDSQKLCLQSILLILQFIFSSSLDTITINQTIEDGNLLISQGNNFALGFFSPKNFKYRYLGIWYHKIPEQTVVWIANRNNPINGSSGILSIDQYGNLILYSNHNKEVPVWHANITVEVTDTCVAQLLDSGNLILIQDRSKRIVWQSFDQPTDTLLPGMKLGLNRRTGMFWFLTSWRSTNDPGTGNFSLQVDAIRAPQFLLYRGKEYHWRCFAEPLTSYAQALNYSFVHNQDEIYASYNLDDASIIFRIVLDYSGTIKKLAWHEKVGKWKEFWSAPNSLCGTYNHCGTYGICYPDIFGNFECGCLPGYEPKAPNDWNILRDASSGCVKKQIESSLVCGQGEGFVKLAHVKLPDTSTAVWESMGTSPIDCERECKRNCSCSAYASLDIAGKGTGCLTWYGELKDTVDNWIMGCDIHIRVDALELAKAAQNSNGFQESKNMLVVLVVSVVSAWFIIILFAYFWLKKKKRKEVRNQWNERLIDAIGDTYFKNILGTNEIEGSMSHLDIAFFSLNTIVVATNNFSLANKIGEGGFGLVYKGKLSNGQEVAVKRLSKNSSQGIEEFKNEVMSIAKLQHKNLVKLLGCCIQGEELMLVYEYLPNKSLDSFLFDATNKIVLNWRKRFDIIIGIARGILYIHQDSRLSIIHRDLKTSNILLDAEMNPKISDFGLARIFKGDQIQEKTKRIAGTLGYMSPEYVAFGKLSPKSDVFSFGIILLEIIIGKKNNSYCEEDSFLSMTGHIWHLWRENRALEIIDSSLRDSCPSNEGLRCIQIGLLCVQEDAMDRPTMSTIVLMLNSEINLPPPKQPAFIFNKSYNNFSSLTRKQSVCSVDDKTITEVVCR from the exons ATGGATTCTCAAAAGTTGTGTCTGCAGTCTATTCTTCTCATCCTTCAGTTCATATTTTCTTCTTCCCTAGACACCATAACCATAAATCAAACCATTGAAGATGGCAACCTTTTAATCTCTCAAGGAAATAATTTTGCTTTAGGATTTTTTAGCCCCAAAAATTTTAAGTATAGATATCTTGGAATCTGGTACCACAAGATCCCAGAGCAAACAGTGGTTTGGATAGCGAATAGGAATAATCCAATCAATGGTTCCTCAGGAATTCTATCAATTGATCAATATGGAAATCTCATTCTCTATAGCAATCATAATAAGGAAGTTCCAGTATGGCATGCGAATATCACAGTTGAAGTGACAGATACTTGTGTAGCTCAGCTCTTGGATTCAGGAAATTTGATTTTGATCCAAGACAGAAGTAAAAGAATTGTGTGGCAAAGCTTTGATCAGCCTACAGACACTTTGCTACCAGGAATGAAATTGGGGTTGAACAGAAGGACAGGTATGTTCTGGTTCCTAACATCTTGGAGATCAACAAATGACCCTGGAACCGGAAACTTCTCACTTCAAGTCGATGCAATAAGAGCACCACAATTCTTGCTTTATAGGGGCAAAGAATATCATTGGCGGTGCTTTGCAGAGCCACTTACAAGTTATGCACAAGCGTTGAACTACAGTTTTGTCCACAATCAAGATGAGATTTATGCTTCTTACAATCTTGATGATGCTTCTATTATCTTCAGAATTGTGTTGGACTATTCAGGAACTATCAAGAAACTAGCATGGCATGAAAAAGTTGGAAAATGGAAGGAATTCTGGTCCGCACCAAATTCTCTTTGTGGAACATATAATCATTGCGGTACCTATGGGATATGTTATCCTGATATTTTTGGAAACTTTGAGTGCGGTTGCTTACCAGGATATGAACCCAAGGCCCCTAACGATTGGAATATTCTAAGAGATGCATCAAGTGGGTGTGTCAAGAAGCAAATAGAGTCTTCCTTGGTATGTGGGCAAGGAGAAGGATTTGTTAAATTAGCACACGTTAAACTACCTGATACTTCAACAGCAGTTTGGGAGAGCATGGGTACAAGTCCTATTGACTGTGAAAGAGAATGCAAGAGGAATTGTTCATGCTCTGCATATGCAAGCCTAGATATTGCAGGCAAAGGGACTGGTTGTTTGACATGGTATGGCGAATTAAAGGATACTGTAGATAACTGGATAATGGGATGTGATATTCATATTCGTGTTGATGCACTTGAATTAG CCAAGGCAGCACAAAACTCGAATGGTTTTCAAGAAAGCAAGAATATGTTGGTTGTTTTAGTAGTATCCGTTGTTTCAGCCTGGTTTATCATCATTTTGTTTGCATATTTTTggctaaagaagaagaagagaaaagagg TAAGGAACCAATGGAATGAAAGATTGATTGATGCAATTGGTGATACATACTTCAAGAATATTTTGGGAACAAATGAAATTGAAGGTAGCATGAGTCATCTAGACATTGCTTTTTTTAGTCTCAACACAATAGTTGTTGCAACCAATAACTTTTCTCTGGCTAATAAAATTGGAGAAGGTGGCTTTGGCTTGGTTTATAAG GGTAAACTTTCTAATGGACAAGAGGTTGCTGTGAAAAGGCTATCTAAAAATTCAAGTCAAGGAATAGAAGAATTTAAGAATGAAGTTATGTCAATTGCGAAGCTTCAACACAAAAATCTGGTGAAACTCCTAGGATGTTGCATTCAAGGAGAAGAGCTAATGCTAGTTTATGAATACTTGCCAAACAAAAGTTTGGACTCATTTCTTTTTG ATGCAACTAATAAGATAGTCTTAAATTGGAGAAAACGCTTTGATATTATTATTGGAATTGCTCGTGGGATTTTATATATTCATCAAGATTCCAGACTGAGTATTATTCATCGGGATTTAAAAACTAGCAATATTTTATTAGATGCGGAAATGAATccaaaaatttcagattttggtCTAGCAAGAATATTTAAAGGCGACCAAAttcaagaaaaaacaaaaagaatagCCGGAACACT TGGTTATATGTCACCAGAGTATGTGGCATTTGGAAAACTTTCGCCGAAATCCGATGTCTTTAGCTTTGGTATCATATTGTTGGAGATCATTATTGGCAAGAAGAATAATAGCTATTGTGAAGAGGATTCTTTCCTAAGCATGACAGGACAT atATGGCATTTATGGCGAGAAAATAGAGCATTGGAGATAATTGACTCATCTCTAAGGGATTCATGTCCTTCAAATGAAGGACTAAGATGCATTCAAATCGGGCTGTTATGCGTGCAAGAAGATGCAATGGATAGACCGACGATGTCAACCATTGTCTTAATGTTAAATAGTGAAAttaatctcccacctccgaaaCAACCTGCATTCATTTTTAACAAATCGTATAATAACTTCAGCTCGTTAACAAGAAAGCAAAGTGTTTGTTCTGTAGACGATAAAACAATTACAGAAGTTGTATGTCGTTGA
- the LOC110607765 gene encoding uncharacterized protein LOC110607765, which produces MAVQDKDFLQWPKPMKVDANRRYPDKYYQYHRTYGYDTNNYYQLISEIERLIKKGHLRNFVKKPEERPRRQRAGPVNDGSSGTINMIIGGTGGRMSRKGRKRSRSREGSSSEVLQIVKHSPVTISFSPEDVHGVQMPHNDALVIEAVIHNYRVCKILVDDGSMVNLLPYRVFQQMRILEEQLACAARFRSGDQHQIPDYEISNRGRGGSSSGMIGESESSVSSHGGRTKYNS; this is translated from the exons atggcagtacaAGACAAGGACTTcctccaatggcccaaaccaaTGAAAGTCGATGCTAATCGGAGGTACCCTGACAAGTATTACCAATACCACCGGACCTATGGCTATGATACCAACAACTACTACCAACTGATCAGCGAGAtagagaggttgataaagaaGGGGCATCTCCGGAACTTCGTGAAAAAACCAGAAGAGAGGCCCCGTAGGCAAAGAGCAGGGCCTGTGAATGACGgctccagtggaaccatcaatatgatcATAGGAGGGACTGGAGGCCGGATGAGTAGAAAAGGGAGGAAGAGAAGCCGAAGCAGGGAGGGAAGCAGCAGCGAGGTCTTGCAAATAGTAAAACACTCCCCGGTGACCATCTCCTTCTCCCCCGAGGATGTTCATGGGGTTCAGATGCCCCACAATGATGCTCTTGTCATCGAGGCTGTCATTCATAACTACCGGGTTTGCAAGATCCTGGTCGATGATGGGAGTATGGTGAACTTGTTACCCTACAGGGTTTTTCAGCAGATGAGGATACTAGAAGAGCAATTG GCCTGTGCTGCACGATTTCGAAGTGGTGACCAGCATCAGATACCTGACTATGAAATTTCCAACAGAGGCAGGGGTGGGAGTAGTTCGGGGATGATAGGAGAAAGTGAGAGCAGTGTATCTAGCCACGGTGGCAGAACCAAGTACAACAGCTGA